DNA sequence from the Antarctobacter heliothermus genome:
AAAAACCCGGTGTGCCGCGACGATCCGTCAAAGGCAACGCGCCGCGTCGTGTCCACGATTAGCGGGTTGGAAAACCGTTTGTGGATCAGATCAACATAATCGGCAGGCGCCATTCCCGGCACCGCATGGACATGCGGCACGATCTCTTCGCTGGCCAACTTGTGGAACAGGCGCCCAATCAGCGGATGCGCCATGCAGCCTGCGATGGACTCAACCCCAAGGATCTCACCCGCATTGGAAATGACCTGATGGCCGCCGTTCAGGATGCGGATCTTCATGGTTTCATAGGCGTGGACATCGTTGGAAAAGGTCGCCCCCGCTTTGTCCCAATCCGGCCGCCCGGCGCAAAACGCATCCTCGATCACCCACTGGCGAAAGTTCTCGTGCGTGACCGGCACCGCGTCGTCGATGCCCAGCCTCTGGACCAGCGCCAGTTCGTTCGGTCCGGTGGCGGGCACGATGCAGTCGACCATAGCGTTCGGGAAGGTGCAGTTGGCGTCGATCCAATCGGCCAACGCCGGGTCCGACATCCGCGCCAGCGACACAACCGTCTGGCGCAGGATCGCGCCATTGCCTTGCAGGTTGTCGCAGCTTTGCCCCGTGAACGGCCCGGTGCCCGCGTCGCGGCGCAGCCGCAGCGCCGCCACCATCGCCCCAAAGGCGGTGCGTGGCGTCGCCGGGTTGGCGGCGTCGTGCACAATATCCGGGTGTTGCGCGTCAAAGCCCTTGGTCACCGGGTCGATGTAATAGCCACCCTCTGTCACGGTCAGCGCCACGATCCGGATCGCCGGATCGGTCATGCGGTCGATCAGCGGCCCGTTGCCCTCGACGATCGGTACATAATCGATCATCGAGCCGACCACCTCGGCGGAACTGCCCGCCGGGTCCAGTTCGATCAACGTGGTCAGATAGTCCTGCGCCGCCATCTTGAGACGCTGCACCTCATCAAAGGGGCGCACACCTGCGCCGACAATGGCCCAGTCCAGCGCCAGCCCCTGCTGCATCAATCGGTGCAGATACCATGCCTGATGCCCGCGATGGAAGTTCCCCAGACCGATATGCACGATCCCCGGCGTCAGCGCGGTGCGGTCATAGGTCGGTCCCTCGACACCTTCGGGAAGATCCCGCAGCGTCGCGTTCGACAGTTTCACAAGTGTCCCGGTCATCAGCTCATCCAGTTCCCGCCATCGACGTTCAGGCATTGCGCCGTGATATAGCGGGCGTCGTCTGAGGCCAGGAACACACACGGATCGGCAACCTCGTCCGGTGTCCCCATGTGCCCCAGCGGCACCGCCTCGCCCACTTCGCGTTTTTTCTGGCCTCTGGGCTTGTTCTCATACTCGGCGAACAGCCCGTCCACGACCTCCCACATTGGCGTATCGATCACACCCGGTGCGATGGCATTCACCCGGATGTTGTCGCCCGCCAGTTCCAAGGCAAGGCTCTGCGTGACCGAAATCACGGCCGCCTTGGAGGCGCAGTAGATCGAAATATTCGGCTCGCCGCGGCGTCCGGCCTGCGACGAAAAGTTGATGATTGCACCGCCGCCGCGCGCCTTCATTCCCGGCACAACCGCCTGGATCGCAAACAGCGTGCCACCGACATTCACGTCGAACTGGCGGTGGAAATCGTCGGGCGTCACTCGGTCGATAGAGGCCATGTTGAAGACCCCCGCGTTGTTCACAAGGATATCGATGCCGCCCCAGGCCGCCTCGATCGCGCCGACACCCGCCGCGATCGAAAGAGGGTCTGTCACGTCCATGGCAACCACCATGCCCGCCTCTCCCAGCGCTGCCGCGCAATCCTCGGCTTCGCTGGCAAGCAGGTCCGCCACGGCGACTTTTGCGCCTTCGCGCACATAAGCCTGACAGATCGCGCGACCTATGCCGCGCGCTCCACCCGTGACCAGCGCAACCTTGCCAGCCAGCCGGGTCATGCCACCCGCAGACCTTCTGCGTCAAAGCGGTGCAGATGGGCCATGTTCGGCGTCAGATAGACTGTATCGCCGTGCGTCACCGGGATCTCACCGCCAACCCGTACCGTCATCGGATCACACCCCGGAACACCGTGGACGTGGATAAAGGTGTCCGACCCCAGATGTTCGGCCACGCCAACGGTGCCCTTCCACAGGCCCTCGGTGGTCGAGACGTCGACATGCTCGGGGCGGATGCCGATGGACTGCGCGTTGTG
Encoded proteins:
- a CDS encoding mannitol dehydrogenase family protein, encoding MTGTLVKLSNATLRDLPEGVEGPTYDRTALTPGIVHIGLGNFHRGHQAWYLHRLMQQGLALDWAIVGAGVRPFDEVQRLKMAAQDYLTTLIELDPAGSSAEVVGSMIDYVPIVEGNGPLIDRMTDPAIRIVALTVTEGGYYIDPVTKGFDAQHPDIVHDAANPATPRTAFGAMVAALRLRRDAGTGPFTGQSCDNLQGNGAILRQTVVSLARMSDPALADWIDANCTFPNAMVDCIVPATGPNELALVQRLGIDDAVPVTHENFRQWVIEDAFCAGRPDWDKAGATFSNDVHAYETMKIRILNGGHQVISNAGEILGVESIAGCMAHPLIGRLFHKLASEEIVPHVHAVPGMAPADYVDLIHKRFSNPLIVDTTRRVAFDGSSRHTGFLLPTLREALAAGTPYEGLALVEALWARMCAGTREDGSDIAPNDPFWSDLNAAALAAKETPQVWLNQRQIYGELADHAGFAGAFAESLQRIWRDGAEAALRAYLD
- a CDS encoding L-iditol 2-dehydrogenase — encoded protein: MTRLAGKVALVTGGARGIGRAICQAYVREGAKVAVADLLASEAEDCAAALGEAGMVVAMDVTDPLSIAAGVGAIEAAWGGIDILVNNAGVFNMASIDRVTPDDFHRQFDVNVGGTLFAIQAVVPGMKARGGGAIINFSSQAGRRGEPNISIYCASKAAVISVTQSLALELAGDNIRVNAIAPGVIDTPMWEVVDGLFAEYENKPRGQKKREVGEAVPLGHMGTPDEVADPCVFLASDDARYITAQCLNVDGGNWMS